The following DNA comes from Mycoplasma phocoenae.
ATGATCACTGATTTTCGTTCTAATTAATTTAAAATCACCAGGATAATTTGTGTTTTGTGATGAATTTTGTTGTCAAAGTTTTTTATATTTTTCACGGTCTCAAAGTCCGTTGTTAAATCCGTTTGCAATGTCTGCTTTAAATGAAACAGATGAATATTTTTTTTCATTATCGCTAATTATTGAGTTGATTTTTTCTTCTTCGTCAATTATGTCTATATTTGGTTTTTCTAAAAATAACAATTTATCATAAGCATTAGCATAACCTTTTTTAGTTCCTAATGAAGTTTCGTAATATTCATATTGTTCTCAAGATTTAGCGGCTTGTTTTTTATATATATTCATATTTCCGTAATAGTTTTTGATATTGTTATCCTTAAACTCTGGTAAATTGAATAAATTGTTGTTATGGGTTTTAATATTTGTGTCTCCACCGAAAATTATTGATGTGTTTTCAGGTGAGTTTTGTTCATAAAATTTAAATGCTTTAGCAATTTGTTTTGCTTCCGCAATTTCTTGAGTTCCTTGATCTTTATACTGTGATTTTTGTTCTTTTGGGTGTTTATCACTTTTTTTAGCTTTAACATCCGGGCTATCCAAGTGACCAAAAAAAGCTACAAAACAATTTTTTGTATCAATGGTTTCAAATAACGAACCGTATAATGGACGTTTCATTGATACTTCTTCATTTTTTTCGTTTTTAAATTTTTGAGTATCACCATAACTTAAACCTTTTTTGCTATTGTTGAATGGCAATAAGTTAACTTTATTTTTATTGTAAATGATTGCAATTTGTTCTCTGGTTCCTTTGTTTGATCATTCATTGGAATCATCAGTTGATTGAACTATCAAATTGTAAGAGTTATTGTTATTAATACTATTTAACACATCTAAAATTCTTTGTACTTTATCACCATCACCATAGTTAATTTCTGTTAGTCCAATAACATCTTGTTTTGTTTTGTATATAGCTTCAGCAATTGCTTGAACTTTAACATTATTTTTATTACTTGATTTACCACCGAAGTTTAAAATATTTCAATGTCCTACACGATAATATTTATCTGGTTTATAAAACATTTTTTCCACATCTTTGGTGGAAACAATTGCGACTTGCCCCTTTTCGTTTTGATGTTCGTTAATCTCTTTTTTAGTTTGTACATTTTTGTAATGCATATAAGCTTGATACGCACCAAAAGCAAAAAATGCAGCAAATACAATAAACACTACTACGCTGATAATTTTTCTTTTGTTTGATTTTTTCACAAATATCCTCCTTATGATTATTGTTTTTTTATTATACTTTAATGATCATTAATATACTGAATAAAAATAAGAAAAAACGCAAATTATAAGTTGCGTTTTTTAATTATATTAATCTTCATCAACGATTACTTTTCCACCACGTTTTTTAATAATTTCCTCTGATAAGTTACGAGGCATTTTTTCGTAGTGATCAAATCACATTTGGTAGTTTCCACGTCCAGCTGTCATTGAACGTAAATCTGTTGCATAACCAAACATTTCACTTAAAGGAATGTATGATTTAATGATATGTACACCATCGTTACGTGTTTCATCTCCACGAACTTGTCCACGACGACGTGAAATATCACCCATAATATCTCCGAAGTAATCTTCAGGAACTGTAACTGCAACATCCATAATTGGTTCTAATAGAACTGTACCAAGTTGTTCTTTACCTTTTGTAAGTGATTTAGAAGCAGCGATTTTATATGCTAATTCTGATGAATCGACATCATGGTATGATCCATCGAATAATGTAGCTTTAATATCGATCATTGGATATCCAGCAAGGATACCGATATCCATTTTTTCTTGTAATCCTTTTTGAATTGATTTGATGTATTCTTTAGGAATTTTTCCACCAACAATTTTATCAACGAATTCAAATCCACCATCTGGGTTTGGTTCGTATTTAATTCAAACGTGTCCGTATTGTCCTTTTCCTCCAGATTGTTTTTTATGAATTCCTTCAACATCTGCAGATTTAGTAATAGTTTCACGATAACTAACTTGTGGTGCTCCAACGTTTACTTCAACACCGAATTCTCTTTTTAAACGGTCAACAATAATGTCTAAGTGCAATTCACCCATTCCGGCAATAATTGTTTGTCCTGTTTCTTCATCTGTGTATGTTCTAAATGTAGGGTCCTCAGCTGAAAGTCTTTGTAATGCAAGAGAAAGTTTTTCTGTTGCCGCTTTTGTAGCTGGTTCTAAAGCTTGAGAAATAACTGGTTCTGGGAATTCCATTTTTTCCAAGATAATTTCTGGAGATTTTTCAGCGATTAATGTATCACCAGTTGTTGTTCCTTTTAGACCAACAGCTGCCGCAATATCTCCTGTACGCACTTCATCAATGTCGTTACGGTTGTTAGCGTGCATTTGTAAAATACGGCTAATTCTTTCTTTTGAGTCTTTTGTTGAGTTTTTAACGTAGCTTCCTTTTTCTAAAACTCCGGCATAAACACGGAAGAATGTTAAGTTTCCTACGTATGGGTCATTCATAACTTTGAATGCTAATGCCGCAAATGGTTCATCATCGCTTGCAGTAACGTTAACTTCACTATCTCCTAAGTGTCCTTTAATTGCAGGTACTTCTAGAGGTGAAGGTAAATAATCAACAGCGGCATCAATCATTAGTTTAACACCTTTATTTTTGAATGCAGTTCCACAAACTGCTGGGAAGAATTCTGATGTTAAAGTAGCTGTACGAATAGCTTTTTTCAATCTTGCAGGTTCAACTTCTTCACCTTCAAGTACTAACATCATTAATTCTTCATCAAAATCAGCAACAGCTTCTACTAGTTCGTGACGTAGTAATTCAGCTTCTTCTTTTAAGTGTGCTGGAATTTCGATATTTTTCATATCTTCATTTGGTTGTCCATCAAATTCGTATGCTTTCATTTCAACTAAATCAATAACACCATTGAATTGTGATTCTTCACCGATGTTTAATTGAATAGCGTGACAATTTCCGTTTAAACGAGTACGAACTGATTCAACTGAAGCTTTGAAGTTAGCTCCTAGTTTATCCATTTTGTTAACGAATACAATTCTAGGAACTTTGTATGTTGTAGCTTGTCTTCAAACTGTTTCTGTTTGAGGTTCTACTCCTGATTGAGCATCTAGCACTGCTACTGCCCCATCAAGTACACGTAGTGAACGTTCAACTTCAACTGTAAAGTCAACGTGCCCTGGTGTATCGATAATGTTGATTCTTTTACCTTTTCAAAAAGCTGTTGTAGCAGCTGAGGTAATAGTAATTCCACGTTCTTGTTCTTGAGCCATTCAGTCCATTTGTGAAGCACCTTCGTGTGTTTCACCGATTTTGTGAATTTTTCCTGTGTGGAATAAAATACGTTCTGTTGTTGTTGTTTTTCCGGCGTCAATGTGAGCCATGATTCCAATATTACGATAATCTTCTAATTTATAATCTCTTGCCATATTATGTATTTATTTCTTTCAAATATTAGCTTAAAACTATCATCTAAAGTGAGCAAACGCTTTGTTTGACTCAGCCATTTTATGGGTATCTTCACGTTTTTTAATTGAAGCTCCAGTTTTGTTTGAAGCATCAATAATTTCATTTGCTAAACGTAAGTCCATAGTTTTTTCACTTCTTAAACGTGAATATTGGATTAATCAACGTAGTGCTAATGTTTGTTTTCTTTTTGCAGAAACTTCCACTGGCACTTGGTAGTTAGATCCACCGATACGACGTGATCTAATTTCTAGTTGTGGTGTAATGTTTTCAATTGCTGTATTGAAAACTTCCATTGGGTCTTTTTGTGTTTTTTCTTTAACAATTTCAAATGCAGAGTATAAGATTTTTTCAGCGATTGATTTTTTACCGTCTAACATAATTCCGTTAATTAATTTTGTAACAATTTTAGAGTTAAAAATTGGATCTGCTAAAACGTCACGTACTGGTGCTGCATGTTTTCTTGACATAATTTTCTCCTTTTAATTAACTAACTAAATTAGTTAGAAGCCGCTTTCGGTCTTTTTGCTCCGTATCTTGAACGAGCTTGTTTACGGTTATTTACTCCTGCTGTATCTTGTGTTCCTCTGACGATTGTATAACGTACCCCTGGTAAGTCTTTAACTTTCCCCCCTCTGATTAAAACTACAGAGTGTTCTTGTAAGTTGTGTCCCTCTCCTGGGATGTATGCTGTAACTTCCATTCCATTTGAAAGTCTTACCCGTGCATATTTACGTGTAGCTGAGTTAGGTTTTTTGGGTGTCATTGTACCTACCCGTGTACACACACCACGTTTAAATGTGATGGCATAGGCATATCTTTTTTTAATAATGAGTTATGTGAGAACAATAAAGCAGGTGCTTTTGGTTTAACTGTTTTATTTTTACGCCCATTATTAATAAGTTGGCTTATTGTTGGCATTTTTTTCCTTTCTTTTTATGCTTTTTTTATATATGAATTTGTTTTGGTGAATAAATTCTTACTTATTATACAACAACACATCCAGTGTTTTAAAAAAAAGTCAATTTTATTTTAAATACATAAATATAAAAAACAGCAGACGATGTCTACTGTTTTGTTAATTATATTAATAATTATCTTGTTGTAGGTGTTTCAGTTCCTTCTTTTGGAGCTGGTTGTTCTTGGTTGTCAACTGGTTTTTCTGTGTTTTCAGCTGGTTTTTCTGTGTTTTCAGCTGGTTTTTCTGTGTTTTCAGCTGGTTTTTCTGTGTTTTCAGCTGTTGTTTTCAGCTGGTTTTTCTGTGTTTTCAGCTGGTTTTCTGTGTTTTCAGCTGGTTTTTCTGTGTTTTCAGCTGGTTTTTCTGTGTTTTCAGCTGGTTTTTTCTGTGTTTTCAGCTGGTTTTTCTGTGTTTTCAGCTGGTTTTTCTGTGTTTTCAGCTGGTTTTTCTGTGTTTTCAGCTGGTTTTCTGTGTTTTCACTGGTTTTTCTGTGTTTTCAGCTGGTTTTTC
Coding sequences within:
- a CDS encoding MnuA family membrane nuclease — its product is MKKSNKRKIISVVVFIVFAAFFAFGAYQAYMHYKNVQTKKEINEHQNEKGQVAIVSTKDVEKMFYKPDKYYRVGHWNILNFGGKSSNKNNVKVQAIAEAIYKTKQDVIGLTEINYGDGDKVQRILDVLNSINNNNSYNLIVQSTDDSNEWSNKGTREQIAIIYNKNKVNLLPFNNSKKGLSYGDTQKFKNEKNEEVSMKRPLYGSLFETIDTKNCFVAFFGHLDSPDVKAKKSDKHPKEQKSQYKDQGTQEIAEAKQIAKAFKFYEQNSPENTSIIFGGDTNIKTHNNNLFNLPEFKDNNIKNYYGNMNIYKKQAAKSWEQYEYYETSLGTKKGYANAYDKLLFLEKPNIDIIDEEEKINSIISDNEKKYSSVSFKADIANGFNNGLWDREKYKKLWQQNSSQNTNYPGDFKLIRTKISDHAPIWVDFVITK
- the fusA gene encoding elongation factor G gives rise to the protein MARDYKLEDYRNIGIMAHIDAGKTTTTERILFHTGKIHKIGETHEGASQMDWMAQEQERGITITSAATTAFWKGKRINIIDTPGHVDFTVEVERSLRVLDGAVAVLDAQSGVEPQTETVWRQATTYKVPRIVFVNKMDKLGANFKASVESVRTRLNGNCHAIQLNIGEESQFNGVIDLVEMKAYEFDGQPNEDMKNIEIPAHLKEEAELLRHELVEAVADFDEELMMLVLEGEEVEPARLKKAIRTATLTSEFFPAVCGTAFKNKGVKLMIDAAVDYLPSPLEVPAIKGHLGDSEVNVTASDDEPFAALAFKVMNDPYVGNLTFFRVYAGVLEKGSYVKNSTKDSKERISRILQMHANNRNDIDEVRTGDIAAAVGLKGTTTGDTLIAEKSPEIILEKMEFPEPVISQALEPATKAATEKLSLALQRLSAEDPTFRTYTDEETGQTIIAGMGELHLDIIVDRLKREFGVEVNVGAPQVSYRETITKSADVEGIHKKQSGGKGQYGHVWIKYEPNPDGGFEFVDKIVGGKIPKEYIKSIQKGLQEKMDIGILAGYPMIDIKATLFDGSYHDVDSSELAYKIAASKSLTKGKEQLGTVLLEPIMDVAVTVPEDYFGDIMGDISRRRGQVRGDETRNDGVHIIKSYIPLSEMFGYATDLRSMTAGRGNYQMWFDHYEKMPRNLSEEIIKKRGGKVIVDED
- the rpsG gene encoding 30S ribosomal protein S7 — protein: MSRKHAAPVRDVLADPIFNSKIVTKLINGIMLDGKKSIAEKILYSAFEIVKEKTQKDPMEVFNTAIENITPQLEIRSRRIGGSNYQVPVEVSAKRKQTLALRWLIQYSRLRSEKTMDLRLANEIIDASNKTGASIKKREDTHKMAESNKAFAHFRW